The Antedon mediterranea chromosome 7, ecAntMedi1.1, whole genome shotgun sequence genome has a segment encoding these proteins:
- the LOC140054527 gene encoding uncharacterized protein isoform X2 — protein MFRKTEQLERDLQQAFKEGKEAGLGAVEIQRCVQSVFGRRRPRRKSTSAILKWCLLASIIMLGLVMLLCLYCGPVKMYLKRHMQYFAYLINRCIRFMSLPLLKQLGPGFYKSDCLIRNPWFVQGDDIFIDCRGCSDVIAIKSFQRLHDFTERFFYGGTPIIVKDTDVSNVTFDDIKTRFHKVFGRKEKHAGDVLSKDDRWNTINEVFATEVSSKELSGCNIQWHIDELRGHNFIRNITPVPYFFPIEESNSIVRVLLIDSSEHVYKLPTLPFDNVWLSQVQGSRKIILHPKDACARQCKVVQTKIDRRETY, from the exons ATGTTCAGGAAGACTGAACAGTTGGAAAGAGATCTCCAGCAGGCCTTTAAAGAAGGAAAGGAAGCAGGATTAGGAGCTGTAGAGATTCAGAGATGTGTACAATCTGTATTTGGTCGTCGTAGGCCTAGAAGGAAGTCGACATCGGCAATTCTGAAATGGTGTTTACTTGCTTCTATTATCATGCTGGGTTTAGTTATGTTATTGTGTTTATATTGTGGACCAGTTAAAATGTATCTCAAAAGACACATGCAGTATTTTGCATACTTAATAAACAGATGTATCAGATTTATGTCTCTCCCACTTTTAAAACAGTTAGGACCAG gtTTTTATAAATCCGACTGTCTGATAAGAAATCCGTGGTTCGTGCAAGGGGATGACATCTTCATTGATTGTCGCGGCTGTTCTGACGTAATTGCAATCAAAAGTTTTCAAAGGTTACATGATTTTACAGAAAGGTTCTTTTATGGTGGAACTCCAATAATAGTCAAA GATACTGACGTAAGCAATGTTACTTTTGATGATATAAAAACCCGATTTCATAAAGTATTTGGTAGGAAAGAAAAACATGCAGGAGACGTTCTGAGTAAAGATGATAGATGGAATACCATCAACGAAGTATTTGCAACTGAAGTGAGCAGTAAAGAGTTGTCGGGTTGCAACATTCAGTG GCATATTGACGAATTACGCGGCCATAACTTTATACGCAATATCACACCTGTCCCGTATTTCTTTCCTATAGAGGAAAGTAATTCAATCGTGAGAGTGTTGCTTATTGACTCATCCGAACATGTTTACAAATTG CCTACTTTACCATTTGACAATGTCTGGCTAAGTCAAGTCCAGGGATCGAGAAAAATTATCCTCCATCCTAAAGACGCATGTGCACGACAGTGCAAAGTTGTGCAAACAAAAATTGACAGAAGAGAAACAT attaa
- the LOC140054526 gene encoding KRR1 small subunit processome component homolog isoform X2: MDEGLEIPKDWKETAFTKEDNPTGLLEESSFATLFPKYREKYLRDCWPLVQKSLSEHGIKANLDVIEGSMTVQTTRKTWDPFIIIKARDMMKLLARSVPYEQAIRVLEDGMSAEVIKIGRMVPNRERLVKRRQRLIGPNGSTLKAVELLTKCYVMVQGNTVAAVGPHRGLRDVNKVVIDTMKNVHPIYNIKTMMIKRELIKDENLRNESWDRFLPKFKSKNLAKRKQPAKKRTKKEYTPFPPPQPESKMDKEISTGEYFQKENERKAKAREMKKRKQVEAVVKKQEKRLKAFVAPKEPAVKQTKEKPSPTNDVDIDALKAKINKSKKGSLQKPKSAPKKKTLSAKS; the protein is encoded by the exons ATGGATGAGGGACTTGAGATTCCTAAAGATTGGAAAGAAACGGCATTTACCAAAGAAGACAATCCCACAGGACTACTTGAAGAAAGCTCATTTGCTACACTTTTTCCAAAGTACAGAGAAAAATATTTACGTGATTGCTGGCCACTCGTACAGAAATCATTGAGTGAACAT GGAATTAAAGCTAATCTAGATGTCATTGAAGGAAGTATGACTGtacaaacaacaagaaaaaccTGGGATCCATTTATCATCATTAAAGCCAGAGATATGATGAAGTTGCTGGCAAGGAGTGTGCCATATGAACAG GCAATTAGAGTTCTTGAAGACGGTATGTCGGCAGAGGTCATCAAGATAGGTCGAATGGTTCCAAATCGTGAACGACTTGTAAAACGGCGACAGCGTTTGATTGGTCCAAATGGCTCAACATTGAAGGCTGTTGAACTgcttacaaaatgttatgtgatGGTACAGGGTAACACTGTAGCTGCAGTTGGCCCTCACAGGGGCTTAAGAGATGTTAATAAAGTGGTTATTGACACAATGAAAAATGTTCATCCTATTTATAATATCAAG acaatGATGATTAAACGAGAGTTAATAAAAGATGAAAATTTGCGCAATGAATCCTGGGATAGATTCCTGCCAAAGTTCAAATCAAAGAATCTAGCAAAGCGTAAACAACCAGCAAAGAAACGGACAAAGAAAGAGTATACGCCGTTCCCTCCGCCGCAACCAGAAAGCAAG ATGGATAAAGAAATATCAACAGGTGAATACTTTCAGAAGGAAAATGAAAGAAAAGCGAAAGCAAGAGAAATGAAAAAG agAAAACAGGTTGAAGCAGTTGTCAAGAAGCAAGAGAAGCGCTTAAAAGCGTTTGTCGCCCCCAAAGAACCAGCCGTCAAACAAACAAAAGAGAAGCCTAGTCCAACTAATGATGTTGATATTGATGCTTTAAAGgctaaaattaataaatcaaaa AAAGGTAGTCTACAGAAGCCGAAATCAGCACCGAAGAAAAAGACTTTGTCCGCGAAATCATGA
- the LOC140054528 gene encoding sulfotransferase 2A1-like, producing MCGHQSHHKLYAYEYIRHINHCSKTDCCQPNYTMTENPKTLLGLNVINGFTWPPLVHDTNPEKLANFKVREDDVFVLTYPKSGTHWTQKLVKNILFEGNNDKIRKDSESNPLGPIEFGDNYKKYDSLSTEKPRVMMIHVPVDVLPRQVFEGKGKVVFVIRNPKDNLVSYWNFLKDRQYLEEYEEWDSCFEASLRPDMLYGNWFDFNLPYYENHRNKKNFLFLTYEEMKLDHKGCVLRICDFLSRPLSEEQVDKVVENTSFSSMKASKPVLFFQGKPTYNLLRKGVVGDWKTRFTVAQKERFDAIYNQRMEGTALAKRIKFEI from the exons ATGTGCGGGCACCAGAGCCACCATAAACTCTATGCTTACGAATATATAAGGCATATAAATCATTGTTCCAAGACCGACTGCTGCCAGCCAAACTATACTATGACAGAAAACCCCAAAACGTTGCTAGGTCTAAATGTTATAAATGGCTTTACTTGGCCACCACTTGTGCATGATACCAACCCTGAAAAACTAGCAAACTTCAAAGTAAGAGAGGATGATGTTTTTGTACTTACATATCCCAAATCTG GGACTCATTGGACGCAAAAATTagtgaaaaatattttgtttgaggGAAACAACGATAAGATTAGGAAAGATTCAGAAAGTAATCCTCTTGGACCTATCGAATTTGGTGATAATTACAAGAAATATGACAGCTTGTCAACAGAAAAACCAAGAGTTATGATGATTCACGTGCCAGTTGACGTTCTACCAAGACAGGTATTCGAAGGAAAAGGAAAG gtGGTGTTTGTGATCCGAAATCCAAAAGACAATCTTGTTTCTTACTGGAATTTTTTGAAAGATAGACAGTATCTAGAGGAGTATGAGGAGTGGGATAGCTGTTTTGAAGCATCTCTGAGGCCTGACA tgtTGTATGGAAATTGGTTTGATTTCAATCTGCCGTACTATGAAAATCATCGAAATAAAAAGAACTTTTTGTTCTTAACTTATGAAGAAATGAAACTT GATCACAAAGGATGTGTTCTTCGGATCTGTGATTTTCTGTCTCGTCCTTTGTCAGAGGAACAAGTGGACAAAGTTGTGGAAAATACATCATTTTCTAGCATGAAAGCGAGTAAACCTGTCTTGTTCTTTCAAGGCAAACCGACATATAATCTGTTGCGGAAAG gtgtcGTTGGCGATTGGAAGACTCGTTTTACTGTCGCTCAAAAAGAGCGTTTTGACGCAATTTACAACCAGAGAATGGAAGGAACAGCACTAGCAAAACGGATTAAATTTGAAATCTGA
- the LOC140054526 gene encoding KRR1 small subunit processome component homolog isoform X1 — protein sequence MDEGLEIPKDWKETAFTKEDNPTGLLEESSFATLFPKYREKYLRDCWPLVQKSLSEHGIKANLDVIEGSMTVQTTRKTWDPFIIIKARDMMKLLARSVPYEQAIRVLEDGMSAEVIKIGRMVPNRERLVKRRQRLIGPNGSTLKAVELLTKCYVMVQGNTVAAVGPHRGLRDVNKVVIDTMKNVHPIYNIKTMMIKRELIKDENLRNESWDRFLPKFKSKNLAKRKQPAKKRTKKEYTPFPPPQPESKMDKEISTGEYFQKENERKAKAREMKKRKQVEAVVKKQEKRLKAFVAPKEPAVKQTKEKPSPTNDVDIDALKAKINKSKKKGSLQKPKSAPKKKTLSAKS from the exons ATGGATGAGGGACTTGAGATTCCTAAAGATTGGAAAGAAACGGCATTTACCAAAGAAGACAATCCCACAGGACTACTTGAAGAAAGCTCATTTGCTACACTTTTTCCAAAGTACAGAGAAAAATATTTACGTGATTGCTGGCCACTCGTACAGAAATCATTGAGTGAACAT GGAATTAAAGCTAATCTAGATGTCATTGAAGGAAGTATGACTGtacaaacaacaagaaaaaccTGGGATCCATTTATCATCATTAAAGCCAGAGATATGATGAAGTTGCTGGCAAGGAGTGTGCCATATGAACAG GCAATTAGAGTTCTTGAAGACGGTATGTCGGCAGAGGTCATCAAGATAGGTCGAATGGTTCCAAATCGTGAACGACTTGTAAAACGGCGACAGCGTTTGATTGGTCCAAATGGCTCAACATTGAAGGCTGTTGAACTgcttacaaaatgttatgtgatGGTACAGGGTAACACTGTAGCTGCAGTTGGCCCTCACAGGGGCTTAAGAGATGTTAATAAAGTGGTTATTGACACAATGAAAAATGTTCATCCTATTTATAATATCAAG acaatGATGATTAAACGAGAGTTAATAAAAGATGAAAATTTGCGCAATGAATCCTGGGATAGATTCCTGCCAAAGTTCAAATCAAAGAATCTAGCAAAGCGTAAACAACCAGCAAAGAAACGGACAAAGAAAGAGTATACGCCGTTCCCTCCGCCGCAACCAGAAAGCAAG ATGGATAAAGAAATATCAACAGGTGAATACTTTCAGAAGGAAAATGAAAGAAAAGCGAAAGCAAGAGAAATGAAAAAG agAAAACAGGTTGAAGCAGTTGTCAAGAAGCAAGAGAAGCGCTTAAAAGCGTTTGTCGCCCCCAAAGAACCAGCCGTCAAACAAACAAAAGAGAAGCCTAGTCCAACTAATGATGTTGATATTGATGCTTTAAAGgctaaaattaataaatcaaaa aAGAAAGGTAGTCTACAGAAGCCGAAATCAGCACCGAAGAAAAAGACTTTGTCCGCGAAATCATGA
- the LOC140054524 gene encoding NADH dehydrogenase [ubiquinone] 1 alpha subcomplex subunit 9, mitochondrial-like has product MANLTVARNLCCRVTVCNKISNCVAGVTVVSQRNAGTYNPSVVPRGRGGRSSFSGMSVAVFGASGFVGRYLVNRLGKEGSQIIIPHRCDPYYVQHMKLMGDLGQINFQEYTVKETERIRDIVKHCNIVINLLGQDYETRNFHFEDIHINVAGTLAKICKEEGVGRLIHLSALSADITSPSKFLRTKAAGETVVRREFPEAIIIKPAQIYGSEDRYFNHFANQRFAGGVPLYFSAWKSVKRPVFVTDVAQGILMACKEKDAEGKTYEFYGPKPYFLSDVIEYIYRITRRPYIKYPLPKFVLKGIARGFELYPFIPWLTRDMLEVQHSAEIPTEGVPGLEDLGITPKTMEMNAIIGLRRHRADASYHFGIDDIEPVPVAKS; this is encoded by the exons ATGGCGAATTTGACGGTTGCTCGAAATTTATGCTGCCGGGTGACGGTTTGTA ataaaatatcaaattgtGTTGCCGGTGTTACGGTTGTGAGCCAGCGAAATGCAGGAACATACAATCCATCAGTTGTGCCGAGAGGTAGAGGTGGCCGTTCATCATTTAGTGGAATGTCCGTGGCTGTATTTGGAGCAAGTGGGTTTGTCGGCAGATATCTTGTAAACAGGCTAG gtaaagaAGGAAGCCAAATTATAATTCCTCACCGCTGCGATCCTTATTATGTGCAACATATGAAATTAATGGGTGATTTGGGACAAATTAATTTCCAG GAGTACACAGTAAAGGAGACAGAACGTATACGAgatatagtaaaacattgtaACATTGTCATTAATTTACTAGGACAAGACTATGAAACAAG aaacttTCATTTTGAGGATATCCACATCAACGTAGCTGGAACGTTGGCCAAGATCTGCAAGGAAGAGGGCGTTGGTAGGCTCATTCACCTCTCGGCGCTATCTGCAGACATCACCTCACCATCAAAATTTCTCAGAACTAAA GCTGCGGGAGAGACCGTCGTAAGAAGAGAATTCCCAGAAGCCATTATTATAAAACCAGCTCAAATTTATGGCTCTGAAGACAGATACTTTAATCATTTTGCAA ATCAGAGATTTGCTGGTGGCGTACCTCTTTATTTTTCTGCATGGAAATCTGTTAAAAGACCAGTGTTT GTGACAGATGTTGCTCAAGGTATCTTGATGGCATGCAAAGAAAAAGATGCTGAAGGAAAAACATATGAATTCTACGG gCCCAAGCCTTACTTCTTGAGTGATGTGATAGAATACATTTACAGAATAACGAGGCGGCCATACATTAAGTATCCACTCCCTAAGTTTGTGCTTAAAGGAATAGCAAGAGGATTTGAACTGTACCCTTTCATCCCGTGGTTGACGAGAGATATGCTGGAAGTT CAACACAGCGCTGAAATCCCGACAGAAGGAGTACCCGGACTTGAGGACCTCGGTATTACACCAAAAACGATGGAAATGAACGCAATCATTGGTTTAAGGCGCCATCGTGCTGACGCGTCGTACCATTTTGGAATAGATGATATTGAGCCAGTACCTGTTGCAAAATCATAA
- the LOC140054527 gene encoding uncharacterized protein isoform X1 has protein sequence MFRKTEQLERDLQQAFKEGKEAGLGAVEIQRCVQSVFGRRRPRRKSTSAILKWCLLASIIMLGLVMLLCLYCGPVKMYLKRHMQYFAYLINRCIRFMSLPLLKQLGPGFYKSDCLIRNPWFVQGDDIFIDCRGCSDVIAIKSFQRLHDFTERFFYGGTPIIVKDTDVSNVTFDDIKTRFHKVFGRKEKHAGDVLSKDDRWNTINEVFATEVSSKELSGCNIQWHIDELRGHNFIRNITPVPYFFPIEESNSIVRVLLIDSSEHVYKLPTLPFDNVWLSQVQGSRKIILHPKDACARQCKVVQTKIDRRETLYFNAAYWMAFSHNVNGDRLSISVAGSVI, from the exons ATGTTCAGGAAGACTGAACAGTTGGAAAGAGATCTCCAGCAGGCCTTTAAAGAAGGAAAGGAAGCAGGATTAGGAGCTGTAGAGATTCAGAGATGTGTACAATCTGTATTTGGTCGTCGTAGGCCTAGAAGGAAGTCGACATCGGCAATTCTGAAATGGTGTTTACTTGCTTCTATTATCATGCTGGGTTTAGTTATGTTATTGTGTTTATATTGTGGACCAGTTAAAATGTATCTCAAAAGACACATGCAGTATTTTGCATACTTAATAAACAGATGTATCAGATTTATGTCTCTCCCACTTTTAAAACAGTTAGGACCAG gtTTTTATAAATCCGACTGTCTGATAAGAAATCCGTGGTTCGTGCAAGGGGATGACATCTTCATTGATTGTCGCGGCTGTTCTGACGTAATTGCAATCAAAAGTTTTCAAAGGTTACATGATTTTACAGAAAGGTTCTTTTATGGTGGAACTCCAATAATAGTCAAA GATACTGACGTAAGCAATGTTACTTTTGATGATATAAAAACCCGATTTCATAAAGTATTTGGTAGGAAAGAAAAACATGCAGGAGACGTTCTGAGTAAAGATGATAGATGGAATACCATCAACGAAGTATTTGCAACTGAAGTGAGCAGTAAAGAGTTGTCGGGTTGCAACATTCAGTG GCATATTGACGAATTACGCGGCCATAACTTTATACGCAATATCACACCTGTCCCGTATTTCTTTCCTATAGAGGAAAGTAATTCAATCGTGAGAGTGTTGCTTATTGACTCATCCGAACATGTTTACAAATTG CCTACTTTACCATTTGACAATGTCTGGCTAAGTCAAGTCCAGGGATCGAGAAAAATTATCCTCCATCCTAAAGACGCATGTGCACGACAGTGCAAAGTTGTGCAAACAAAAATTGACAGAAGAGAAACAT tatatttcaatGCAGCATATTGGATGGCTTTCTCGCATAATGTTAATGGGGACAGACTCAGTATAAGTGTTGCAGGATCGGTAATATGA
- the LOC140054529 gene encoding uncharacterized protein has translation MNVHDTDNDVTGSHSRLQRTKVEIKRKWKKSTSRQVSLDEDRLLKITRTFVDENTKVAAVPPPNTRTFLFRDNWGKLEPFTHNEKETSFQKSSNRNGMNKIKKEREFKFQPPNNILDLTLCNNEDISNDNNSNERKGTQDRNVSSQTRHQNGNDVNDPKRAANHRTVEVNTEPGLVITNIVHLNAYYRCLSSLSRTTRYKKRYDNAIHSVRKESKSFRTKSPYWNWIRHALEDTKADKQFICQLLQSVKDGDVRLSSNSKFPDVRKTKCVSKFQSKRVCYNLHDNIELMSVDDILDAERSCKRKIAEPVRPRDTSK, from the exons ATGAATGTTCATG atACAGATAACGACGTAACTGGGTCTCATTCAAGACTTCAACGAACCAAAGTAGAGATCAAACGAAAATGGAAGAAGTCCACCTCCAGGCAGGTTTCACTGGATGAGGACAGGTTGCTGAAAATTACCAGAACGTTTGTGGACGAGAACACCAAAGTAGCTGCTGTGCCGCCGCCTAATACGCGGACATTTCTGTTCAGAGATAATTGGGGCAAACTAGAACCGTTTACACACAACGAAAAAGAAACGTCATTTCAAAAAAGTTCAAATCGAAATGGTATGAACAAAATAAAGAAG GAAAGAGAATTCAAATTTCAACCACCGAATAATATACTCGATTTAACACTGTGCAATAATGAGGACATTTCTAACGATAATAACAGTAATGAAAGAAAAGGCACACAAG ACCGTAATGTCAGTAGTCAAACTCGCCATCAGAATGGAAATGACGTCAATGATCCAAAAAGAGCAGCAAACCACAGAACTGTTGAAGTTAACACAGAGCCAGGACTTGTGATAACAAACATTGTCCATCTAAACGCATATTACAGATGTCTTTCGTCACTCTCCAGAACAACGCGTTACAAGAAACGCTATGACAACGCGATTCATAGCGTAAGAAAGGAAAGTAAAAGTTTTCGTACAAAGTCTCCTTACTGGAACTGGATAAGACATGCTTTGGAAGATACAAAAGCAGACAAGCAGTTTATATGCCAACTGTTGCAATCTGTTAAAGATGGTGACGTTCGACTATCATCTAATTCTAAATTCCCGGATGTTCGAAAGACAAAATGCGTTTCTAAATTCCAATCGAAACGCGTTTGCTACAATCTCCACGACAACATAGAGTTGATGTCAGTTGATGATATCCTAGACGCAGAAAGAAGTTGTAAAAGAAAAATTGCCGAACCTGTGCGACCACGTGACACTTCTAAATGA